GTGGCCGTAGACCGCCGTCTGCTTGTAGATGGGCCGCCGCAGGTCCAGCGCCTTCAGGATCCCGGCGGGGGTGAGCTCGAAGTGCTTCCGGGCCAGCTCGCACAACACCCCGTCCGGGACGACCCCCGTCCCCTTGGTGTCCACCATGACGGAGACCGGCTCGGGGACGCCGATGGCGTAGGCGATCTGGACCTCCGCTTTCTGGGCCAACTCGGCTGCCACGATATTCTTCGCGATGTAGCGGGCCATGTAGGAGGCGGACCGGTCCACCTTGGTC
The nucleotide sequence above comes from Candidatus Methylomirabilis sp.. Encoded proteins:
- a CDS encoding methionine adenosyltransferase domain-containing protein; the protein is FVNPTGRFEVGGPMGDTGLTGRKIIMDTYGGVVGHGGGAFSGKDPTKVDRSASYMARYIAKNIVAAELAQKAEVQIAYAIGVPEPVSVMVDTKGTGVVPDGVLCELARKHFELTPAGILKALDLRRPIYKQTAVYGHFGRNEPDFTWERTDRAALLRTEAGRHGA